One segment of Mus caroli chromosome 6, CAROLI_EIJ_v1.1, whole genome shotgun sequence DNA contains the following:
- the Rbsn gene encoding rabenosyn-5, with protein sequence MASLDDPGEVREGFLCPLCLKDLQSFYQLQSHYEEEHLEDRDVKGQIKNLVQKARKAKNKLLKREGDDRLEPGTQGYESFSYGGVDPYMWEPQELGAMRSHLSDFKKHRAARIDHYVVEVNKLIIRLEKLTAFDRANTETSKIRAIEKSVVPWVNDQDVPFCPDCGNKFSIRNRRHHCRLCGSIMCKKCMELIGLPLAHKLTSASKDSLSTHTSPSQSPNSVHGSRRGSISSMSSVSSVLDEKDDDRIRCCTHCKDKLLKREQQMDEKEXTPDIVKLYEKLRLCMEKVDQKAPEYIRMAASLNAGETTYNLEHANDLRVEVQKVYELIDALSKKILTLGLNQDPSPHPNTLRLQRMIRYSATLFVQEKLLGLMSLPTKEQFEELKKKRKQDLEQKRTVERQAALESRRKLEERQSGLASHTANGDVRSLPGIPAPLRKAEGWLPLSEGQGQSEDPDPLLQQIYNITSFIRQAKAAGRTDEVRTLQENLRQLQDEYDQQQTEKAIELSRKQAEEEELQREQLQMLRKRELEREQEQFLAASLQTRTRVLELREVIPFQLEASRGPHIDLSYSLDQDSSPVQSSTAPDTLTPGSALAPMHLWSGPPALGQETLPQSTMSQQSDKASFNPFDEDDLSSPTEGAISPAAVEAFLGPPAAVTKEYNPFEEDAEEEEVAELGAGNPFTDPDSPAPNPFDEDDRPRPASPAPPGNPFEECPCTNPFEVDSDNGMEAEEHIEEELLLQQIDNIKAYIFDAKQCGRMDEVEVLTENLRELKCTLAKQKGAPN encoded by the exons ATGGCGTCTCTTGATGACCCAGGGGAGGTGAGGGAAGGCTTCCTGTGCCCTTTGTGCCTGAAGGACCTTCAGTCTTTCTATCAACTTCAGTCACATTATGAGGAAGAACACTTGGAAGATCGTGATGTCAAAGGGCAAATTAAAA atcTTGTTCAGAAGGCTAGGAAAGCAAAGAACAAGTTGTTGAAACGAGAAGGAGATGATCGATTGGAACCAGGGACCCAAGGATATGAATCATTCAGTTATGGCGGGGTTGATCCTTACATGTGGGAACCCCAAGAGCTTG GTGCTATGAGAAGCCATCTTTCTGACTTCAAAAAACATCGTGCTGCAAGAATTGACCACTATGTTGTTGAAGTCAATAAACTAATCATCAGGTTGGAAAAG CTTACTGCATTTGATAGAGCAAATACTGAGACTTCAAAGATTAGAG caatagaaaagtcCGTGGTGCCTTGGGTCAATGACCAGGATGTCCCTTTCTGTCCAGACTGTGGGAATAAATTCAGCATCCGGAACCGCCGTCACCACTGCCGCCTCTGTGGGTCTATCATGTGCAAGAAGTGTATGGAGCTCATTGGCCTGCCCTTAGCAC ATAAGCTCACCAGTGCCAGCAAGGACTCTCTGAGCACCCACACCAGCCCTAGCCAGTCTCCTAACAGTGTCCATGGCTCCCGCCGGGGCAGCATCAGCAGCATGAGCAGTGTCAGCTCAGTCCTGGACGAGAAGGATGACGACCGCATCCGCTGCTGCACACACTGCAAGGACAAGCTGCTCAAGCGAGAGCAGCAGATGGACGAGAAGGAGNACACGCCTGACATCGTGAAGCTCTACGAG AAACTTCGGCTTTGCATGGAGAAAGTTGACCAGAAAGCTCCCGAATACATCAGGATGGCAGCATCTTTAAA TGCTGGGGAGACGACCTACAATCTGGAGCATGCCAATGACCTTCGAGTGGAGGTGCAGAAAGTATATGAGCTAATAGACGCTTTAAG TAAGAAGATCTTAACCTTGGGTTTGAACCAAGACCCTTCACCACATCCAAACACTTTGCGGCTACAGAGAATGATCAGATACTCAGCTACATTATTTGTGCAG GAAAAGTTACTGGGTTTGATGTCACTGCCAACCAAAGAACAGTTTgaagaactgaaaaagaaaaggaagcaggacCTGGAGCAGAAGAGGACCGTGGAGAGACAG GCTGCTCTGGAGTCCAGGCGGAAGCTCGAGGAAAGACAGAGTGGTTTGGCATCTCATACAGCCAATGGGGACGTGAGGTCTCTTCCAGGCATCCCTGCCCCCTTGCGAAAGGCTGAGGGCTGGCTCCCGCTGTCAGAAGGTCAGGGACAGAGTGAAGATCCTGACCCTCTCCTCCAGCAGATCTATAACATTACATCGTTCATCAGGCAGGCCAAGGCTGCAGGCCGCACAGATGAGGTGCGCACACTTCAGGAGAACCTGCGACAGCTGCAGGATGAGTATGACCAGCAGCAGACTGAGAAGGCCATTGAGCTGTCCCGGAAGCAGGCCGAGGAGGAGGAGCTGCAGCGGGAGCAGCTACAGATGCTCCGCAAGCGAGAGCTTGAACGAGAACAAGAGCAGTTCCTGGCAGCATCCCTGCAAACACGGACTCGTGTTCTAGAACTCCGAGAAGTTATACCCTTCCAATTGGAGGCCAGCCGAGGGCCTCACATTGATCTCTCCTATTCCTTGGATCAGGACTCCTCCCCAGTTCAGAGCAGCACAGCTCCTGATACCCTTACACCTGGCTCAGCTCTAGCACCCATGCACTTGTGGTCTGGGCCCCCAGCCCTTGGCCAGGAAACACTCCCTCAGAGCACCATGTCACAGCAAAGTGATAAGGCCTCATTCAACCCGTTTGATGAAGACgacctctccagccctacagagggTGCTATCAGCCCTGCTGCTGTAGAGGCTTTCCTGGGCCCTCCAGCTGCTGTCACCAAAGAATACAATCCTTTTGAGGAAGatgctgaggaagaggaggtggcagAGTTGGGGGCAGGAAATCCCTTCACTGACCCGGACAGTCCAGCACCCAACCCTTTTGATGAGGATGACCGTCCCAGGCCTGCCAGTCCAGCCCCCCCTGGAAACCCTTTTGAAGAGTGCCCCTGCACCAACCCTTTCGAGGTCGACAGTGATAATGGCATGGAAGCCGAGGAACACATCGAGGAGGAGCTGCTCCTGCAGCAAATTGACAACATCAAGGCTTATATCTTTGATGCCAAGCAGTGTGGGCGAATGGACGAGGTTGAGGTTCTGACAGAGAACCTCCGGGAGCTGAAGTGTACCCTGGCTAAGCAGAAGGGGGCCCCTAATTGA